The Streptomyces sp. Alt3 genome has a segment encoding these proteins:
- a CDS encoding glycosyltransferase family 2 protein, protein MSVHSHTAAPNEAAAAPEFPRHVVTAVLVSHDGARWLPHVLGGLLGQERPVQNVVAADTGSADDSARLVTEALGGERVLHLARRTSFGTAVDEATRTAGVLTPDDLPYLKRPSGWDPVTRSWRDDAYDLPELPHGEPVQWLWLLHDDSAPEPDALAEMLRVVDGDKHAAIVGPKLRGWYDRKQLLEVGVSIANSGRRWTGLDRREQDQGQHDQVRTVLSVSSAGMLIRRDVWEELGGFDRRLPLMRDDVDLCWRAHMAGHRVLVAPDAVLRHAEASARERRPIDCAGRSVASPHRVDKAGAVYTMLVNARGKQLPWALVRLLVGTLLRTLAYLVGKVPGQALDEVAGLFGTLLRPGRILAARRARGRGTVDASELRSLFPPPGATVRATVEGVAGNFGNRTDSDSGGSRHGVVESGPGGDDADFLEVEQFARLKKVGRKPGPVLFALLLLVSLVACRGLLAGGALAGGALLPAPADVSDLWGRYADAWHTVGTGGTQTAPPYLGVLAALSALFLGSTGFALTLLLVCSVPLAGLTAYFASRPLIESRLLRAWASVAYAFLPAATGALATGRLGTAVLAVLLPLIARAAVAAHGLRGDDSTARGSWRATWAYTLLLTLTTAFTPIVWPLAVVLGIGVLVLRRGDITAYGLRFLATAGTPILVLAPWSLSLLSSPSGFLKEAGLDMGAGTASALDLLGISPGGPKAAGGVLLLGIVLAALAALLRGERQFAIRSAWVVVLVSLIFAAVSNGSTWAGPATLVYGIALLTAALLGADGARVRVAALSFGWRQPVAALIALAAGLAPALAAAGWMIGGAAGPVERRDPVQVPAFVAEESSTRDQARTLVLGGTSPDAVSYTLVRGSGARLGDAELTEAGGSNSHLDKVVANLVAGSGADQGSQLSGFAVRYVLVRDGAPRQMSRVLDSTPGLSRLSQLDGSALWRVDRQVSRLAIVPSGKGAEPVPVGSLPVEAHTRIPEGDTGRILRVADVADPGWQATLNGRALTPKTVDGWAQGFELPTEGGTLDLTYDAPLTHTAWVWAQVALGVVLVVLALPGRRREIDDDLPEETEAVAAEPVAGEGRRARRLRAAAQAEAAAAGEEAAGAAYAEDGTAPGYGDEAGGTSGQEPGEYIPAQQDTDPYAPAPGAQDGSDPYAVQGDQDGTGTYAAIPGDQDGTGTYAAVQGDQDGTGTYAAVPQQNYGEWDAQQYQGAGYGQHQGGQDAGQYYQADPYQQAPYQQQDPYQQQDPYQQQGAYDQYGYAQQQPYATGTGEAAPYDGHDGHDENTTPGQGPWPHGNGNGNASRGESE, encoded by the coding sequence ATGTCCGTGCACAGCCACACGGCGGCGCCGAACGAGGCCGCCGCCGCCCCAGAGTTCCCCCGGCACGTCGTCACCGCCGTGCTCGTCTCCCACGACGGCGCACGCTGGCTGCCCCACGTGCTCGGCGGGCTGCTCGGGCAGGAGCGCCCCGTACAGAACGTCGTCGCCGCCGACACCGGCAGTGCCGACGACTCCGCCCGCCTGGTGACCGAGGCGCTCGGCGGTGAGCGCGTCCTCCACCTGGCACGGCGCACGAGCTTCGGCACCGCAGTCGACGAGGCGACCCGCACGGCCGGTGTCCTCACCCCCGACGACCTGCCCTACCTGAAGCGCCCCAGCGGCTGGGACCCGGTCACCCGCAGCTGGCGCGACGACGCGTACGACCTGCCGGAACTCCCGCACGGCGAGCCCGTCCAGTGGCTCTGGCTGCTGCACGACGACAGCGCCCCCGAGCCCGACGCGCTCGCCGAGATGCTGCGCGTCGTCGACGGCGACAAGCACGCCGCGATCGTCGGACCCAAGCTCCGCGGCTGGTACGACCGCAAGCAGCTCCTCGAGGTCGGCGTCTCCATCGCCAACAGCGGACGCCGTTGGACCGGACTGGACCGCCGTGAGCAGGACCAGGGCCAGCACGACCAGGTGCGAACCGTCCTCTCCGTCTCCTCCGCGGGCATGCTGATCCGACGCGACGTCTGGGAGGAGCTCGGCGGCTTCGACCGCAGGCTCCCGCTGATGCGTGACGACGTGGACCTGTGCTGGCGTGCCCACATGGCCGGCCACCGGGTGCTCGTCGCCCCCGACGCCGTCCTGCGGCATGCCGAGGCCTCCGCCAGGGAGCGCCGCCCCATCGACTGCGCCGGACGCTCGGTCGCCAGCCCGCACCGTGTCGACAAGGCCGGCGCCGTCTACACCATGCTCGTCAACGCCCGCGGCAAACAGCTGCCGTGGGCCCTGGTGCGCCTCCTCGTCGGCACCCTGCTCCGCACCCTCGCCTATCTCGTCGGAAAGGTGCCCGGCCAGGCGCTCGACGAGGTCGCCGGGCTCTTCGGCACCCTGCTGCGCCCCGGGCGGATCCTCGCCGCCCGGCGTGCGCGCGGCAGAGGGACTGTGGACGCGTCCGAGCTGAGGTCGCTCTTCCCGCCGCCCGGAGCCACGGTCCGCGCCACCGTCGAGGGGGTCGCCGGCAACTTCGGCAACCGCACCGACTCCGACTCCGGCGGCTCGCGGCACGGAGTCGTCGAGTCCGGTCCGGGCGGTGACGACGCCGACTTCCTGGAGGTCGAGCAGTTCGCACGGCTCAAGAAGGTCGGCCGCAAGCCCGGCCCCGTGCTCTTCGCCCTCCTCCTCCTCGTCTCGCTGGTGGCCTGCCGGGGGCTTCTGGCCGGCGGCGCCCTCGCGGGCGGCGCGCTGCTGCCCGCACCCGCCGACGTCTCCGACCTCTGGGGGCGCTACGCGGACGCCTGGCACACCGTCGGTACCGGCGGAACCCAGACCGCACCCCCCTACCTCGGTGTGCTCGCCGCCCTGTCGGCGCTGTTCCTCGGCTCCACGGGCTTCGCTCTCACCCTCCTGCTGGTCTGCTCGGTCCCGCTCGCCGGGCTCACCGCGTACTTCGCCTCCCGGCCGCTGATCGAGTCCCGGCTGCTGCGGGCCTGGGCGAGCGTCGCGTACGCCTTCCTGCCCGCCGCCACCGGAGCGCTCGCCACCGGCCGTCTCGGCACAGCCGTCCTGGCCGTCCTGCTCCCGCTGATCGCCCGCGCCGCCGTCGCCGCTCACGGGCTGCGCGGCGACGACTCCACCGCACGCGGCAGCTGGCGCGCCACCTGGGCGTACACCCTGCTGCTCACCCTCACGACAGCCTTCACCCCGATCGTCTGGCCGCTCGCGGTGGTCCTCGGCATCGGGGTGCTCGTGCTGCGCCGGGGTGACATCACCGCGTACGGACTGCGCTTCCTGGCCACCGCCGGGACCCCGATCCTGGTCCTCGCGCCCTGGTCGCTGTCCCTGCTGTCGAGCCCGTCCGGCTTCCTGAAGGAGGCAGGGCTCGACATGGGCGCGGGCACCGCCTCCGCCCTCGACCTGCTCGGCATCAGCCCCGGCGGCCCCAAGGCCGCGGGCGGCGTCCTGCTGCTGGGCATCGTGCTGGCGGCGCTGGCCGCGCTGCTGCGTGGAGAGCGGCAGTTCGCGATCCGTAGCGCCTGGGTCGTGGTGCTGGTCTCCCTGATCTTCGCGGCGGTCTCCAACGGCTCCACCTGGGCCGGTCCCGCCACCCTCGTCTACGGCATCGCGCTGCTGACCGCCGCGCTCCTCGGCGCCGACGGGGCCCGGGTCCGGGTCGCCGCCCTGAGCTTCGGCTGGCGTCAGCCGGTCGCCGCACTGATCGCCCTGGCCGCCGGGCTCGCGCCCGCCCTGGCCGCGGCCGGCTGGATGATCGGCGGCGCGGCCGGCCCGGTCGAGCGCCGCGACCCCGTGCAGGTGCCCGCGTTCGTCGCGGAGGAGAGCAGCACCCGCGACCAGGCGCGCACGCTGGTGCTCGGGGGCACGTCGCCGGACGCCGTCTCCTACACCCTGGTCCGCGGCTCGGGCGCCCGTCTCGGCGATGCCGAGCTGACCGAGGCGGGCGGCAGCAACAGCCACCTCGACAAGGTCGTCGCCAACCTGGTCGCGGGCTCCGGCGCCGACCAGGGAAGTCAGCTCAGCGGCTTCGCGGTCCGCTACGTCCTCGTACGGGACGGGGCGCCCCGGCAGATGAGCCGGGTGCTGGACTCGACCCCGGGCCTGAGCAGGCTGAGCCAGCTGGACGGGAGCGCCCTGTGGCGGGTCGACCGCCAGGTCTCCCGGCTCGCGATCGTCCCCTCCGGCAAGGGGGCCGAGCCGGTGCCCGTCGGCTCGCTGCCCGTCGAGGCGCACACCAGGATCCCGGAGGGTGACACCGGCCGGATCCTTCGCGTCGCCGACGTGGCCGACCCGGGCTGGCAGGCCACGCTCAACGGCCGGGCGCTGACCCCGAAGACGGTGGACGGCTGGGCACAGGGCTTCGAGCTCCCCACCGAGGGCGGCACCCTGGACCTGACGTACGACGCACCCCTCACGCACACCGCGTGGGTCTGGGCGCAGGTGGCGCTCGGAGTGGTCCTGGTGGTCCTGGCCCTGCCGGGCCGCCGCCGGGAGATCGACGACGACCTTCCCGAGGAGACCGAGGCCGTTGCGGCCGAACCGGTCGCCGGGGAGGGACGCCGGGCACGCAGGCTGCGCGCGGCCGCCCAGGCCGAAGCGGCTGCGGCGGGCGAGGAAGCGGCGGGAGCGGCGTACGCCGAGGACGGCACGGCGCCGGGGTACGGCGACGAGGCCGGCGGCACCTCCGGGCAGGAGCCCGGGGAGTACATCCCTGCGCAGCAGGACACCGACCCGTACGCCCCGGCCCCGGGGGCCCAGGACGGCTCCGATCCGTACGCGGTCCAGGGCGACCAGGACGGGACCGGGACGTACGCGGCGATTCCGGGGGACCAGGACGGGACGGGCACCTACGCGGCTGTCCAGGGCGACCAGGACGGGACGGGCACCTACGCCGCGGTGCCGCAGCAGAACTACGGCGAGTGGGACGCCCAGCAGTACCAGGGCGCCGGCTACGGCCAGCACCAGGGCGGACAGGACGCCGGCCAGTACTACCAGGCCGATCCCTACCAGCAGGCTCCCTACCAGCAGCAGGACCCTTACCAGCAGCAGGACCCGTATCAGCAGCAGGGCGCCTACGACCAGTACGGCTACGCCCAGCAGCAGCCCTATGCCACGGGGACGGGCGAAGCCGCCCCGTACGACGGGCATGACGGGCACGACGAGAACACGACCCCGGGCCAGGGCCCGTGGCCGCACGGTAACGGCAACGGCAACGCATCGCGAGGCGAGTCCGAGTGA
- a CDS encoding DUF5719 family protein — protein MKSTPLSLIAGVVALAAVTGFAALTAPGDETVTEAKAAARLPVERSSLLCPAPSTSDLADTTYTSFTPAGEGGGEAGTAELTPAESLPADEDVPADDADKKKDKDDKDDKDDKDEAAGAKPVISLKDLGKPATADTSKSDAPALVGTATGSFAPGWTAQQTTVAAAGGARGLLGVSCTAPDTDFWFPGAGTGASRQDYVHLTNPDDTAAVADIELFGAEGALKSDVGEGITVPARSSVPMLISTLTSEAAENVTVHVTTRTGRVGAVVSAAEDEVGSDWLAASADPASTQILPGIPADATSVRLVAFAPGEDDADVKVQLMGKNATFSPAGNSTLHIKSRMTASIDLKDVTRGEPGSIRLSPADGSRTPVVAALRVVRGTGAEQEVAFIPATGPVGERATVSDNRAKGSVLSLTAPGETAKVKVTTSEGSEGGAASVKTYTVKSGTTLEVTPEVPAGLKGGYALTVETESGGPVHAARTLTLKESGIDMFTVQTLPDDGGTVEVPAAEQDLTVLDD, from the coding sequence GTGAAGTCCACCCCCCTGTCCCTCATCGCGGGCGTCGTCGCCCTCGCCGCCGTCACCGGGTTCGCCGCGCTCACCGCGCCCGGCGACGAGACCGTGACGGAGGCGAAGGCGGCTGCCCGGCTCCCCGTCGAACGCTCCAGCCTGCTCTGCCCGGCGCCGAGTACGTCCGATCTGGCGGACACGACCTACACGTCCTTCACTCCGGCGGGGGAGGGCGGCGGGGAGGCCGGCACGGCCGAGCTGACGCCGGCGGAGTCCCTCCCGGCGGACGAGGACGTGCCGGCGGACGACGCGGACAAGAAGAAGGACAAGGACGACAAGGACGACAAGGACGACAAGGACGAGGCGGCGGGGGCCAAGCCCGTCATCTCCCTCAAGGACCTCGGGAAGCCGGCCACCGCCGACACCTCCAAGTCCGACGCCCCCGCCCTGGTCGGCACCGCCACCGGCAGCTTCGCCCCCGGCTGGACCGCACAGCAGACCACCGTCGCGGCCGCGGGCGGTGCCCGCGGCCTTCTCGGCGTCAGCTGCACCGCCCCCGACACGGACTTCTGGTTCCCCGGGGCCGGCACCGGGGCGTCCCGTCAGGACTACGTCCACCTGACCAACCCCGACGACACCGCCGCCGTCGCCGACATTGAGCTGTTCGGCGCCGAGGGCGCCCTCAAGTCCGATGTCGGGGAGGGCATCACGGTCCCGGCGAGGTCGAGCGTCCCCATGCTGATCTCGACCCTGACCAGCGAGGCCGCAGAGAACGTCACCGTCCACGTCACCACCCGGACAGGGCGTGTCGGCGCGGTCGTGAGCGCCGCCGAGGACGAGGTGGGCAGCGACTGGCTGGCCGCCTCCGCCGACCCGGCGAGCACCCAGATCCTGCCCGGCATCCCGGCCGACGCCACCTCCGTACGCCTGGTGGCATTCGCCCCCGGGGAGGACGACGCCGATGTGAAGGTGCAGCTCATGGGCAAGAACGCGACGTTCTCCCCGGCCGGGAACTCCACCCTGCACATCAAGTCCCGTATGACCGCGAGCATCGACCTCAAGGACGTCACGCGGGGTGAGCCCGGATCGATCCGGCTGTCCCCCGCAGACGGCAGCCGGACTCCGGTGGTCGCCGCGCTGCGCGTGGTGCGCGGCACCGGCGCCGAGCAGGAAGTGGCGTTCATCCCCGCGACCGGCCCCGTGGGCGAACGCGCGACCGTCTCCGACAACCGGGCGAAGGGCTCGGTGCTCTCCCTGACCGCCCCGGGAGAGACGGCCAAGGTCAAGGTCACGACGTCGGAGGGCAGCGAGGGCGGCGCGGCGTCCGTCAAGACGTACACGGTCAAGAGCGGTACGACGCTGGAGGTCACCCCCGAGGTCCCGGCCGGTCTGAAGGGCGGCTACGCCCTGACGGTGGAGACCGAGTCGGGCGGGCCGGTGCACGCGGCCCGCACGCTCACGCTGAAGGAGAGCGGGATCGACATGTTCACCGTGCAGACGCTGCCGGACGACGGGGGCACGGTCGAAGTGCCCGCGGCCGAGCAGGACCTGACGGTCCTGGACGACTGA
- a CDS encoding metallopeptidase family protein has product MDSSVPPLPPEPRPRRRDRHGRGMRGPVAPPQVPLSVSRAESFRDLVQDSVERLERRWPQLTDVDFLVLDVPGSLEDTVPLGRALSAAKGQPAQIVVYRRPVEIRTKSRDERALLVHEVVVEQVAELLGLSPESVDPRYGQD; this is encoded by the coding sequence ATGGACAGTTCCGTACCGCCCCTCCCGCCCGAGCCACGGCCCCGCCGCCGCGACCGCCACGGCCGCGGCATGCGCGGACCGGTCGCACCGCCCCAGGTGCCGCTGTCCGTGAGCAGGGCCGAGAGCTTCCGCGATCTGGTGCAGGACTCGGTGGAACGGCTGGAGCGGCGCTGGCCGCAGCTGACCGACGTCGACTTCCTGGTCCTCGACGTACCCGGCTCCCTGGAGGACACCGTCCCCCTGGGCCGCGCGCTGTCAGCCGCGAAGGGGCAGCCCGCGCAGATCGTCGTCTACCGGCGGCCCGTCGAGATCCGCACCAAGAGCCGCGACGAGCGCGCGCTGCTGGTGCACGAGGTCGTGGTGGAGCAGGTCGCGGAGCTGCTCGGCCTCTCCCCGGAGTCGGTCGACCCGCGCTACGGGCAGGACTGA